From the genome of Arthrobacter alpinus, one region includes:
- a CDS encoding aldo/keto reductase: protein MTEQTTATGAVPELTLNNGVTIPQLGFGVFQIPPEETRVAVAQALAAGYRHIDTAAAYRNESGVGAAIAESGMTREDIFITTKLRNGDQGSPREAFEASRTALGVDWIDLYLIHWPVPSQGLFTQAWKELESLYAQGRIRAIGVSNFLPEHLDELLATSTVVPAVNQIEAHPTFAQAGLAEKSRRHGIAVEAYSPLGQGRDLENEVVAELAAAYGATPAQVVLAWHLGLGNIVIPKTVSPERMRENLAASTIKLSNADLARISALETGTRIGADPAVAAFTQL from the coding sequence ATGACTGAGCAAACAACCGCCACGGGCGCTGTTCCGGAACTTACGTTGAACAACGGGGTCACCATCCCACAACTCGGGTTCGGTGTCTTCCAGATCCCGCCGGAAGAAACTCGAGTGGCCGTTGCCCAGGCTCTGGCCGCCGGCTACCGCCACATCGACACAGCGGCCGCGTACCGCAACGAATCCGGCGTCGGGGCGGCCATCGCCGAATCCGGAATGACCCGCGAAGACATTTTCATCACCACCAAGTTGCGTAACGGCGACCAGGGCAGCCCCCGCGAAGCCTTCGAGGCCAGCCGCACCGCGCTGGGCGTGGACTGGATTGACCTGTATCTGATCCATTGGCCGGTGCCGTCACAGGGACTGTTCACCCAGGCGTGGAAGGAACTTGAGTCCCTCTACGCGCAGGGCCGCATCCGGGCCATCGGGGTCTCCAACTTCCTTCCAGAGCATCTCGATGAGTTACTGGCCACCTCCACCGTGGTCCCGGCCGTGAATCAGATCGAGGCGCACCCGACCTTCGCACAGGCGGGGTTGGCCGAGAAGAGCCGGCGCCATGGCATTGCCGTGGAAGCGTACAGTCCGCTAGGTCAGGGCAGGGACCTTGAGAATGAGGTGGTTGCAGAGTTGGCGGCAGCGTACGGGGCCACCCCCGCGCAGGTGGTGCTCGCCTGGCACCTGGGTCTGGGCAACATCGTCATCCCCAAGACGGTGTCGCCGGAGCGCATGCGAGAGAACCTGGCGGCGTCCACAATCAAGCTCAGCAATGCCGACCTGGCACGGATCTCCGCCCTGGAAACCGGCACGCGCATCGGTGCCGACCCGGCCGTGGCCGCGTTCACGCAGCTATAA